TTGAAAAGATTGCTGAAATAATAAAAAGCATAGATCCTTTACCAAATAAGGTTTTTATAAATACTCCAGTAAGACCACCAGTGGAAAAATGGGTTGGAATTCCATCTAAAAAATCCTTGAACTATGCTGAAAAAATTATTCCAAATGCTGTATCTATTTCATATAGAGAAGAAGGAGAATTTGATGTAAGTAGGTATAAAAATTCTTTAGAAGCAATTCTGGATATAACAGAAAAACATCCCTTGCGTTTAGAACAAGTTGAAAAAATTATATCCCATTTTGAAGAAAACACAAAGGATGTTTTAAATGCATTAGCTAATTTTATAAGAATAGTTGAATATGATAATCAAAAATATTTGATTAAAAAGAATTAAATACATTAATAGAAATATGTATTTATTACTTGAAAAAATAGGCTTAGCATTAAGGAATTTTATTGATAGAACTGATTTTGAGAACGTATAAAACTCTTTGTTGCGTTTAAAAACTTGAGAAATTATATTCTTTTAAAACTTGAAATTAAAATGCTAAATAATAATATTACTGAACCTGCAAATTGATTTAATGTGACTTGTTCTTTTAAAATAAAAAAAGACAAAAATGCTGAAAATATAGGTTGAACTAAAAACAGTATAGCAGTCAAATTACTTCCTATCTTTTTTTGATATTTCAATTGGAGAAAAATTACTATAATACTTCCGATAATTGCGGAATATAAAATTGTTAAAAAAGAGAGTACTGAAATTTTAAAATCAATTTTGAAAAAGAGCATGGTAAAAAAACTAATTATAGTTACAGTAAGAAATTGAAAGGTTAATAAATCTTTTTCATTAATTTTTTTACTGAATTTAGTAATTAAAACTATATGTAATGCGAAACTTATAGCACATAATATCATTAAAAAATCCCCTAAATTAAAACCATTTATACCTCCAGATAAAAGATATGAACCTATAATAGAAAATAAAAATCCCAATCCCTGATATTTATTAATTTTTTCTTTATCTATTAAATAAGAAAACAATGGAATAAGTATTATATATTGAGATGTAATGAATCCTGCTTTTGTTGCTGTTGTATATTTTATGCCAATTATTTGGGATATGTAACCAATAGATAAAACTAATCCTAAGATGAAGGAATAAAAAAATTTTCCTCTTTTAAAAATAAAAAAAGAAATAATGGTTGCTATTGAAAATCTTAACGTAACATAAATTAAAGGGTTTGTATTTGCAAGCCCGATTTTTTGTATTGGAAAGGTACTTCCCATTAAAACAGCAGCTAATAAAATATATATAATAGATTTTTTCATAATTTCCTCCAAAGTTTGTTATTACTTTTGGAATAACCTATTTATATAATATTATAACATAAAAACCCTCTGAAGAGGGCTCTTATTAGTTGTTTATATCTCAATTTTCTATTAATTTTTTCTTTCTTATATATGTTTCCTCGTTAATTTCGCCTTTTACAAATTTTTCATTTAAAATTTTTAGAGCTTCATTTTTTTCATACATTTGTTTTTTGGGAATATAATAATCTTGATATTTTCTAGTGTTATTTTTAAATAAAAAATAAAATACTGCAAATATTAGCATACCCAGTATAATTAATTCCAACAACCCATACCATCCATAACCTAATCCAAAAAAATTTCCAAATGTATGATATCCAGGATATGCATAACCTCTCATAATATCAACCTCCAACTCTTTTTGTGTTATTTATATAATAACTTATAAACCTTAAAAAAAACTTAGAATATATGGATGTTTTCTTAATATTTTACTTGAAAAAACTAAAAAAATGTGATATCATAAACATATGACTAAAATAATAAACAAAAGTTTAGGTGATATTATGACAAATAGAGAAAAGGAAATATTAGAACTCGTAAAATCAAATCCATTTATAACTCAGGAAGAAATAGCCAGAATACTCAATATTGCCAGATCTTCTGTAGCAGTACATATAACAAATTTAATAAAAAAGGGATATATTTTGGGAAGAGGATATATTATCAATGAAAAAGATTATGTTGTAGTAATTGGTGGCGCAAATATAGATATAAATGGATTTTCGAAAGGAATTTTAAAAATGAAAGATTCTAATCCTGGAAAATTAAATATATCTTTAGGTGGAGTTGGAAGGAATATTGCAGAAAATATTGCAAGAATGAATATAAATGTAAAAATGATAACAGCACTTGGAAAAGATATGTATGGGGAAAAGATTTTGGAACATTCGAAAAATATAGGAATAGATATGAAAGATTCTATTGTCTTAAACGATTATAATACTTCAACATATTTGGCTATTATTGATGAAAATGGTGATATGGC
This Marinitoga sp. 1197 DNA region includes the following protein-coding sequences:
- a CDS encoding DMT family transporter, producing the protein MKKSIIYILLAAVLMGSTFPIQKIGLANTNPLIYVTLRFSIATIISFFIFKRGKFFYSFILGLVLSIGYISQIIGIKYTTATKAGFITSQYIILIPLFSYLIDKEKINKYQGLGFLFSIIGSYLLSGGINGFNLGDFLMILCAISFALHIVLITKFSKKINEKDLLTFQFLTVTIISFFTMLFFKIDFKISVLSFLTILYSAIIGSIIVIFLQLKYQKKIGSNLTAILFLVQPIFSAFLSFFILKEQVTLNQFAGSVILLFSILISSFKRI
- a CDS encoding SHOCT domain-containing protein, which gives rise to MRGYAYPGYHTFGNFFGLGYGWYGLLELIILGMLIFAVFYFLFKNNTRKYQDYYIPKKQMYEKNEALKILNEKFVKGEINEETYIRKKKLIEN